Proteins encoded by one window of Cannabis sativa cultivar Pink pepper isolate KNU-18-1 chromosome 4, ASM2916894v1, whole genome shotgun sequence:
- the LOC133036939 gene encoding uncharacterized protein LOC133036939 has protein sequence MPGHFKRECPQLRPEAPRAPAVPTPARVFAITQADADASPSVVTGQLFINNSLYSVLFDSGATRSYVAARVFSKLGRPFDRYESGFGTLLPGGELVISNRWIRSMPIRIDGRELSADLIEMSLVEFDIILGMDFLSKYSASIDCKRKMVVFQPESEEPFVFVGSVQGSRIPVISAMSARE, from the coding sequence atgcccgggcacttcaagagggaatgtccccagctccggccagaggcaccgagagctccagcggtacccactccagccagggtattcgcgatcacgcaggctgatgcagatgccagcccatcagttgttacaggtcagctttttattaacaactcgctttattcagtgctgtttgattctggggctacacgttcttatgtggcggccagagtctttagtaagttgggtagaccctttgatagatatgaatcagggtttggaaccctgttacctggcggagaattggttatctccaataggtggattaggtctatgccgatcaggatagatggtagagagttaagcgctgatctgatagagatgagcttagtcgaatttgatattattttaggaatggatttcctatctaaatattcggcgagcattgactgtaagaggaagatggtggtcttccaaccggaaagtgaagaaccgttcgtatttgtgggttcggttcagggatctcggatcccggtgatctcggctatgtcagcgagagaa